Genomic DNA from Modestobacter versicolor:
GCGAACGGCCCGGCCAGCACCGCCCACTGCAGCAGCAGGACGGTCTTGGCGTCGACGATCCCGGTGCCCACCTGCGCGAGCGCCTCGTCGATGCCCAGCTCGACGACCTCGATGTCCTCGCCCTCGTCGGCCAGCCCGCCGCCGTCGGTCTGCCGGGTGCCGCTGCCGTACGGGCCGGCGAAGAAGTGCAGCCGCTCGGTGACCGAGCCCGGGCTCATGAACAGGTCGAAGACGTGGGTGAGCTCGCCGACCCGGTGCCCGGTCTCCTCCTCGGCCTCCCGGCGCACCGCGGTCGCCGGGTCGTCGTCGTCCAGCAGGCCGGCGGCGGCCTCCAGCAGCAGGCCGTCGGGGTGGCCGTTGACGTAGGCGGGGAACCGGAACTGGCGGGTGAGCAGCACCGTCCGGCGGTCCGGGTCGTAGAGCAGCACGGTGGCGCCGTTCCCGCGGTCGTAGGTCTCCCGCTGCTCGGTGCTCCAGTGCCCGTCGCGGTGCCGCATGTCGAACGTCGTCCGGCGGAGCACGTACCAGTCGCTGCTCAGCAGCTCGACCTCGCGCACCCGGACGTCGTCGTTGCCGGTCAGGTCGCGGCCCACCCGGTCCAGGCCGGTGCGGCCCCGCCGGTCCGGCTCGTCGATCCCCGCGGTCATGCCAGTTCTCCCTGCTCGGTGCGGACACGGTGCGGCCCGGCTCCTCCGCGGAGGAGCCGGGCCGGTCGATCGGTGTGCTGGCGGTCAGCGCGGTGGGTTGGCCCGGTCGACGTCGGACGGGTCGGCCCCGCCGGCGCCGGCCCGGTGGCCACCGGTGGCGCCCAGCGCCGGGCCGGTGCCGCCGGCGAAACCGCCCTCGTCGTAGAGCGCCGCCTTCATCTCCGCCGGTGCCAGTGCCCGGGCGAGGTGCCAGCCGGCCACGGCCACGATCGTGCCCAGGGCGATGCCCCCGAGGGAGAAGTTGTCGGTGAACGTCAGGTTGACGTTGCCGATCCCGATGATGATCCCGGCGGCCAGCGGCACCAGGTTGATCGGGTTGGCGAAGTCGACCCGGTTCTCCTTCCAGATCTTGGCGCCCAGCAGACCGATCATCCCGTAGAGGACGACGGTGATCCCGCCGAGCACGCCGCCCGGGGTGGCGTTGACGATCGCGCCGAACTTGGGCACCAGGCCGAGCAGGATCGCCACCAGCGCCGCGACGTAGTAGGCCGCGGTCGAGTAGACCCGGGTCGCGGCCATGACGCCGATGTTCTCCGCGTAGGTGGTCGTGGGCGAGCCGCCGACGGAGCTGGCGACCACGGTGCCGACGCCGTCGGCGAAGACCGCCCGGCCGAGCACCGGGTCGAGGTTGCGCTTGGTCATCTCGCCGACCGCCTTGACGTGCCCGGCGTTCTCCGCGACCAGCGCGATCACGGCCGGCAGCACCAGCAGCGAGAAGTTGACCGAGAACGACGGCGCGGTGAGGTCGGGCAGGCCGAACCAGTCGGCCTGGCCGACCGCGTCGAGGTTGACCCGGTCGCGGGTGACCACCGCGCCGGTGCCGTCGGGGGAGGTGATCTGCCCGGCGGTGGCGTCCAGCAGCAGCGAGAGCAGGTAGCCGAACACCAGCCCGAGCAGGATCGAGATGCGGGCCCAGAAGCCGCGCAGCGCCAGCGAGACGACGATGACGAAGGTCATCGTGGCCAGCGCCGCCCACTGGTCCTGCGGCCAGTACGTGGCCGCGGCGACCGGGGCGAGGTTGAAGCCGATCAGCAGGACGACCGCGCCGGTGACGGCCGGCGGCAAAACCTTGTTGACCACGACGGTGCCGGCCCGCTGGATCAGCAGCCCGACCAGGGCCAGCACGATGCCGGAGACCAGGATCGCGCCGACGACGTCGCCGCTGTCACCGCCCTGCGCCCGCACCGCGGCGACGCCGCCGACGAACGAGGCGCTGGTGCCCAGGTAGGACGGGACCTTCCCCTGCACGATGAGCAGGAAGATGATCGTCGCGATGCCGCTCATCATGATCGCGAGGTTCGCGTCCAGCCCCATGATGAGCGGGAAGACGAACGTCGCGCCGAACATGGCGACGACGTGCTGCGCGCCGATGCCGACGGTCAGCGGCCACGACAGCCGTTCGTCGGGCGCCACCGCCTCACCCAGCGGCGGGGTCTTCCCGTCCCCGTAGAGCTTCCAGCCGAACGCCATCAGGTCCTCCTCGAGCAGCCCGCCGAGCGAAGTAGCTCAGCGCTGAGGGATCGCACAATGACAGCCGAACAGCCCGCGCACCAGAGGGCTGGAGGACACGTTCACGTCACGGCGAACGCGTGCGACGGGGCGTAACACCACCGACTCACCCGAGTGACTCGAGCCCGTCGTCGAGGACCACGGAGGCCAGGCTCTCCAGCGGCGGGCGGTGCGGCTGGTCGAGCCCGCGCATCCGGGCGGCGTGCAGCGCGAGCAGCAGGTTCAGCCGCAGCGTCGGGTCGGTGGTGAAGGGCCCGAGCAGCCGCTCCAGCTTGCCGATCCGGTACCGCATCGTGTTGTAGTGGAAGTGCAGCCGGCGGGCGGACTCGGCGACGTTGAGGTTGGTCTCCAGCAGCACCCGCAGGGTGTCGCGGAGGTCGGTGGAGTCGACGTCCGAGGAGTCGGCCAGCGGGCCGAGCACCTCGTCGACGTAGGACCGCAGCTCGTTGCTGTCCGGGATGAGCGACAGCAACCGGAAGACGCCGAGCTGGTCGAAGTGGGTGACCGCGTGCCCGCCGTGGATCTCCTGGCCGACGACGAGGGCCCGCTGCGCCTGCTGGTAGGCCTCCGACAGCGCCGACAGCGACTCGGCCGGGCGGCCGATGCCGGTGCCCAGCAGCCGGCCGACCCGCCGCAGCCGGGCGTTGACCCGGGCGGTGACGGCCGCGACCAGCGCGGAGAGCTCCTCGGGGGTGCGCCCGTCCAGCGGCAGCACGGTGACGATCTCGGTGGCGAGGCCCGCGACGGCGGCCCCGGCCACCTCGGCGTCGATCGCGGCCCGCCAGCCGTCGGCGAGCCGGTCGAGCACGTCGAGCGCGCGGGTCGGGTCGGCGCTGGCGTCGGCGACCGTCTCGGTGCCGCTCACCAGGACCACGACCGGCCCGTCGAGCCGCCAGCCGAAGGAGCGGGTGTAGGCCAGCGTCCGCTCGGTGTGGCCGACCACCCCGCCGACCAGCCGGCGCACCAGGTCGCCCTGGAACCGGAGCTCGACGGAGTGCACGGCCTGGGAGCGGATCTCCGACAGCGCGGCGATGACCGCCGCCTGCTCGAGCACCGCACCGGCGCCGAGCAGCATCGGCCCGTGCCGGTTGACCGCGACGAGCCAGCCGTGGCGCTGCTCGCCGGCCATGATCGGGGCGACGGCGTACTCGCCGACCCCGCCGGGCAGCTCGTGGTGACCGGGCACCAGCAGGATGCCGTCGGCCGGGGAGAGGTCGGCGTCGGCGAGCACCTCGGCCGGGGTGACCACGCTCTGGTCGGCGCGGTTGCCCGACAGCCGCCGGGCCGGGGTGAGGTCACCGAAGGCGTCGTCGGCCGCGGCGTCGAGCAGCCACAGCCAGTCGCGGATCTCGGTGACCTCCTCCGGCGGGCCGGCGCTGGTCGCGACCTCGCGGTCGGGACCCAGGCCCAGCACCGCGGCGCCCGCCAGGAAGGTGGACACCTGGGTGGTGACCTCCGCCAGCCCACCGCCGGAGAGCGCGACGTCGATGAACTGGTTGTGCATCCGGTTGGCGAGCGACAGCGCCTGGGTCTGCTTGTCGATGATCGCGCCGAGCACCTCGGCGACGACCTCGTCCAGCCGGGTGGAGCTGGGCAGCGCCAGCACCGGGAAGCCGCGCCGGTCGGCCTCGGCGAGCACCTCGGCGGGCATCTCCCCCGCCGCGTTGCCGACCCCGGCCTCGGACCGGTAGGCCAGCGCGCCGTTGCCGCCGCGGTGCAGCCGCTCGATCAGCGCCCGGCTCTGGGCCGGGTCGGCCTGCGGGAGCCGTGAGGCGAGGATGACCAGGACGTCGGGCCCACCGGCGAGCGGGTCGGCCGGGTCGTCGACGGCGACGTGCCGGACGATCCGCCGGGTGCCGGTGGCGCCACCGACGACGATGGTGCCCTCGAGTCCAGGGAGCTGCAGCAGCTGGTCGACGGTGAGCCCCATGCTGTCCTGCATCGCGGTGCGGTCAGCCGGCGGGAGCTGCGAGAGGACCGGTTCCAGCGAGGCCGGGACGGTACTGAACGTAGCCGCCCGATCGCTGTGTGCAGCGTATGTCACGGATGCCTCACGTTCAGTCACTGTACGTACCCCCAAAACGCCGTGCCCGAGACATCTGCCCGAGATTCTGTCAGACGTCTCTGGACGGCGACAGCAACGCTTGGCGAGAATCGCCATACAGGCCCGGGGGACGCGCCACTTAGGTTCGTGACCCGGACACCTGTGCCTGGCACGGATGGTAGGTCGCTCCCGGCTGCGGACCGGGCGCGGGCTCCCGTCCGTCCGGGGAGCAGAGCCGGGACGGCGCCACACGGGGCGGCCGCCGTCGACCGCACGGGTGGAGGGCACATGCGCACCATCGACGAGAGCGCCGGCGGCCAGACCGCTGGCACTCACCACACCACGACCCACCGCACGACGCACCCCGGGCGCGCAGCCCGCGCCGGCGTGCCCACCCTGCACCTGCCCCGCAACTCGCCGGAGAA
This window encodes:
- a CDS encoding NUDIX domain-containing protein, which gives rise to MTAGIDEPDRRGRTGLDRVGRDLTGNDDVRVREVELLSSDWYVLRRTTFDMRHRDGHWSTEQRETYDRGNGATVLLYDPDRRTVLLTRQFRFPAYVNGHPDGLLLEAAAGLLDDDDPATAVRREAEEETGHRVGELTHVFDLFMSPGSVTERLHFFAGPYGSGTRQTDGGGLADEGEDIEVVELGIDEALAQVGTGIVDAKTVLLLQWAVLAGPFAR
- a CDS encoding uracil-xanthine permease family protein, with amino-acid sequence MAFGWKLYGDGKTPPLGEAVAPDERLSWPLTVGIGAQHVVAMFGATFVFPLIMGLDANLAIMMSGIATIIFLLIVQGKVPSYLGTSASFVGGVAAVRAQGGDSGDVVGAILVSGIVLALVGLLIQRAGTVVVNKVLPPAVTGAVVLLIGFNLAPVAAATYWPQDQWAALATMTFVIVVSLALRGFWARISILLGLVFGYLLSLLLDATAGQITSPDGTGAVVTRDRVNLDAVGQADWFGLPDLTAPSFSVNFSLLVLPAVIALVAENAGHVKAVGEMTKRNLDPVLGRAVFADGVGTVVASSVGGSPTTTYAENIGVMAATRVYSTAAYYVAALVAILLGLVPKFGAIVNATPGGVLGGITVVLYGMIGLLGAKIWKENRVDFANPINLVPLAAGIIIGIGNVNLTFTDNFSLGGIALGTIVAVAGWHLARALAPAEMKAALYDEGGFAGGTGPALGATGGHRAGAGGADPSDVDRANPPR
- a CDS encoding PucR family transcriptional regulator; translated protein: MQDSMGLTVDQLLQLPGLEGTIVVGGATGTRRIVRHVAVDDPADPLAGGPDVLVILASRLPQADPAQSRALIERLHRGGNGALAYRSEAGVGNAAGEMPAEVLAEADRRGFPVLALPSSTRLDEVVAEVLGAIIDKQTQALSLANRMHNQFIDVALSGGGLAEVTTQVSTFLAGAAVLGLGPDREVATSAGPPEEVTEIRDWLWLLDAAADDAFGDLTPARRLSGNRADQSVVTPAEVLADADLSPADGILLVPGHHELPGGVGEYAVAPIMAGEQRHGWLVAVNRHGPMLLGAGAVLEQAAVIAALSEIRSQAVHSVELRFQGDLVRRLVGGVVGHTERTLAYTRSFGWRLDGPVVVLVSGTETVADASADPTRALDVLDRLADGWRAAIDAEVAGAAVAGLATEIVTVLPLDGRTPEELSALVAAVTARVNARLRRVGRLLGTGIGRPAESLSALSEAYQQAQRALVVGQEIHGGHAVTHFDQLGVFRLLSLIPDSNELRSYVDEVLGPLADSSDVDSTDLRDTLRVLLETNLNVAESARRLHFHYNTMRYRIGKLERLLGPFTTDPTLRLNLLLALHAARMRGLDQPHRPPLESLASVVLDDGLESLG